The DNA window AACCGCATCATGTTCAAGCAGTTCATCATGCGCGGCGCGGTAGACGTGGTGCAGATCGACGCCTGCCGCCTCGGTGGCGTCAACGAAGTGCTGGCGGTGATGCTGATGGCGGCCAAATACCAGCTGCCGGTCTGCCCGCACGCCGGCGGCGTCGGGCTGTGCGAGTACGTGCAGCACCTGTCGATGATCGACTACCTGTGCATTGCCGGCACCCACGAAGGCCGGGTGATCGAGTATGTCGATCATCTGCATGAACACTTTGTCGATCCCTGCGTGATCAAAGGCGCGGCCTACATGCCGCCGAGCCGTCCCGGCTATTCGATCGAGATGCATCCGTCGTCGATCGCGCAGTATCGGTTCCGCGGGTGAGGCGGGAGGATCGCGTGCCGCGCATCGACGCTCACCAGCACTACTGGCGCTATCACCCACGGCACTACCCGTGGATCGACGAGCGGATGAGCGTGCTGCGGCAGGATTTCGATCCGCCCCGGCTGCGGCCGCGGTTGCAGGAACACGGTTTCGACGGCGCGCTGGCGGTGCAGGCGTGCCCCAGCGAGGACGAGACGCTGGCCCTGCTGGCGCTGGCTGAACAGGGCGAGGGCGTATGCGGCGTAGTGGGCTGGCTGGATATCGCCGCGCCGCAGCTGGCGCAGCGTCTGGAGACTTTGCGGCCGTATACCGCGCTGCGCGGGGTGCGCCATCAGGTGCAGGACGAAGCGGATCCGGCGGCCTGGCTGGCGCGGCCGGAAGTGGGGCGCGGCATGCAAACGCTGCAGCGCGCCGGGTATGTGTACGAGATCCTGGTGACGCACCGGCATCTGGCGGCTGCGGCGGCGTTCGCCGCCCGCCACGATGAGCACTGGCTGGTGTTGGATCATCTCGGCAAGCCGGACATCGCGCGCGGCGCGCGGCACTGGGCGCAGCAAATCCGGCCGCTGGCGGCGCTGCCGCACGTGGCCTGCAAGCTATCGGGGCTGATCACCGAGGCGCCGGGTGGCCGGTGGCGGGCGGAAGAACTGCTGCCGTTCTTCGACGCCGCGCTGGAGGCGTTCGGCCCGCAGCGGCTGATGTTCGGCTCCGACTGGCCGGTGTGCCTGCTGGCCGGCGACTACCGCCAGGTGGTGCAACTGTGCGAACGGGCGCTGTTGACGCTGGGGGCCGCCGAGCAGGCGGCGATTTGGGGCGACACCGCCTGGCGAATTTACGGTTTAACGGAGTCTGGTTATGGATCTGTATCTGCAAGATAAGGTGGTGCTGGTCACCGGCGGTGGTGCCGGCATCGGCGCGGCGATTGCTCATGTGCTGGCCGAAGAAGGGGCGATCCCGGTGTTGGTCACCAACGCCGCGCCGGAGGCGGCGCTGCTGGCCGATTTGCAGCGGCTGCAGCCGCGCACCGAGGTGATCCTCACCGAATTGTGCGACGAGGCGGCCTGCCGCCGCGCGGTCAGCCAGACGCTGGCGACCTTCGGCCGTATTGACGGACTGGTAAACAACGCCGGGGTCAACGACGGCGTCGGGCTGGAGGCGGGGCGCGAAGCGTTCGTCGGCTCGTTGGAAAAGAACCTGGTGCACTACTACCTGATGGCGCACCTGTGCCAGGCGGCGCTGCAGGAGAGCCGGGGCGCCATCGTCAATATCGCCTCCAAGACCGCACTCAGCGGCCAGGGCGGCACCAGCGGTTACACCGCCGCCAAGGGCGCGGTGCTGGCGCTGACGCGTGAATGGGCGGTGTCGCTGCGCCATGACGGCGTGCGGGTGAACGCGGTGGTGCCGGCGGAGGTGATCACCCCGCAGTACCAGCGCTGGCTCAACACCTTCGCCGAGCCGCAGCGGCAGATGGAGAAAATCACCGCGCGCATTCCGCTCGGGCAGCGCATGACCACGCCGCAGGAGATCGCCGATACCGTGGCGTTCCTGTTGTCGTCGCGGTCGTCGCACACCACCGGGCAGTGGCTGTCGGTGGACGGCGGTTACCTGCATCTCGATCGGGCGCTGACGTGAGCGGCGCGGCGGCAGGGCGGCGCCGTTTCTGCCAGGCGCTCGATCTGATTGACTCACCGGCGCTGATTGCGGAGTACCAGCAGCAGCATCAGCGCATCTGGCCGGGCATCGCCGCGCATTTGCGTGAGCACGGCATTCTGGACATGGAGATTTACCGGTTGGGCACCCGGCTGTTCATGATCGTGGAGGTCAGCGCCGATTTCGACGCCGCGCGTTTTGACGCCGCCAGCCTGAACAACCCCGAAGTACAGCGATGGGAAGCGCTGATGTGGCACTACCAGGCCGCCACCCCCTGGACGCCGCAGGGCGAAAAATGGGTGGAAATGGCGCGGATATTTTCTCTGCAACAGCAATAACGCCAACATCATCATCGCCAGACGATACGAGGGTATCACCATGCTTGCTGAAAAAAGTGCGGCCTCCGCGCAGCCGGGCGTCGCCGTGACCGCCAATCTGCGCTGGGCCTTTATCCTGGTCACCAGCCTGTTCTTTATGTGGGGGCTGTCCTATGGCCTGCTGGACGTATTAAACAAACATTTTCAGGAGACGTTGCACGTTACCAAGGCGCAGTCGGGTTTGTTGCAGGCGGCCTATTTCGGCGCCTATTTCCTGGTGGCGCTGCCCGCCGGATACTTTATGGACCGCAAGGGCTATAAGGCGGGCATTCTGGTCGGGCTGTGCCTGTATGCGCTGGGGGCGCTGCTGTTCGTGCCGGCGGCGTCGGCCAACAGCTTCGGCGTGTTCCTGTTCGCGCTGTTCGTTATCGCCAGCGGTTTGGGCTGCCTGGAAACGGCCGCCAACCCGTACGCCACGGTGTTGGGCGACGCGCAGGGCGCCGAACGGCGGCTGAATCTGGCCCAGTCGTTCAACGGCCTCGGGCAGTTTATCGGCCCGTTGATCGGCGGCACGCTGTTCTTCTCTGCCAGCCAGTCCGCCGGCGGCGGCGATCAGAGCGCGGTGAAGATGACCTATGTGGCGATCGCCGTGCTGGTGCTGCTGATCGCGCTGTTGTTCAGCCGCACCCGGCTGCCGGCGATCCGCGAAGAGGAAAAACCGGTGCACGGCGTGATAGCGCAGGGATTGTGGCAGCATCCGCATTTCGTCGGCGGGGTTATCACGCAGTTCTTTTACGTGGCGGCGCAGGTGGGCGTGGGGGCGTTTTTCATCAACTACGCCACCGAACACTGGCGCGAGGTGTCTAACCAGAGCGCTTCTTACCTGCTGTCAATCGCCATGATCTGCTTTATGGTCGGGCGCTTCTTCAGCACCTGGCTGATGGGGCGAGTCAAGCCGGCGACGCTGTTGGCGGCCTATGCGCTGATCAACATCGCGCTGTGCGGCGTGGTGATGCTGAGCGTTGACGGCGTGTCGGTGGTGGCGCTGATCGCGGTATTCTTCTTTATGTCGATCATGTTCCCGACCATTTTCGCCCTGGGGGTGAAAAACCTGGGTAAACACACCAAGCGCGCCAGTTCCTTTATGATCATGGCGATCGTCGGCGGCGCCATCATGCCGTACTTTATGGGCGCGCTGGCCGACCGTTACAGCACCGCGCTCTCTTATCTGCTGCCGCTGCTGTGCTTCGCGGTGGTGCTGGTTTACGGCCTGCGGCAGCGCCGCGCCTGATTCAACCCGGCGGCGAATCGGCCTTCGCCGCCGTTGTCAGCGCCTGCGGGCGCGTTCGCATCAGGATCGCCAACGCCAGCAGCAGCACCATGCCGGACAGCACGCCGTTTATCGTCAAACCTCCGGCGTCCACCACCAGCCCGCCCGCCAGTGAACCGCAGGAAATCGCCAGATTAAACAGCGCGATATACAGCGAAGAGGCGACCTCGACCGCGCCAGGGGCCGCCTTGAGCATCCACGCCATCAGCGAAACGGAAACGCCGCCATAGGCGATGCCCCACAGCAGGAGGAAGGCGCCGCCGCTCATCGGGGCGTGGCCCAGCAGCGGCAGCAGCAGGACGGCGAGCGCCAGCCCGAGGGCGATCAGCGCCAGGGTGCGGCACAGCCGTTTGGCGGCGGCCTGGCCGGCGATGAAATTCCCGGCGATACCGGCGACGCCGTAGGCGAACAGCAGCGGCCCCACCCAGCGGCCCTCGATGCCGGCGACCGTCTGCAGCAGCGGGCGGACAAAGGTGTAAGCCATAAAGTGGCCGGCGACCAGCAGAAACGTCAGTAGCAGCCCGGTCAGCAGCCGACGATTCGCACGCTGCGCGGTGAATGACCGCCAGCTTATCGCCTGCGTGACCGGCAGCGGCGGCAGCACGCACAGCAGCAGGAGCAGGGTCAGCGCCGCGAGGACGGCGACGGCCAGAAACGCCATGCGCCAGCCCAGCGCTTCGCCGAGGAACACCCCGAGCGGCACGCCGAACACCGAGGCCGCCGCTACGCCGCCGAAGATGACGGACAGCGCCAATCCGACGGAAGCCGGCGGCACCAGACGTTCCGCCAGCCCACCCGCGATGGCCCAGATGCCGCCGATGCAAAAACCCAGCAGGATGCGCGCAGCGAACAGCAGCGCCATGGAGGTGGCGGCGGCGGCCAGCAGGTTGGCGGCGATCAGCAGCAGCAGAAAGGCGATCAGCAGGCTGCGGCGATCCGTGCGCCGGGCGCCCAGCACCACCAGCGGGGCGAACAGCGCGGCAAACAGGGCAGGCAGGGAAATCAGCAGCCCGGCGCGGCCTATCGATGCGTTCAAGGTGCTGACGATCGGAGTCAGCAGCCCGACGGGCAGCATTTCTGCGGTGACGACGGTAAAGGTGGACAGGCCGATCGCGAAGGTCGCCAGCCAGGGCTTTGCGCCGCCGTCGGCGTGTAAGGCACTCATAATGACTCTCCCAACAGATGAAGAGCCTCAGTGTATCCGCGCCAAAATGGCTGATAAACTGGTCTGAATGCGCAACATTGGGGACACATCGTGGCTAATTTACCGTCTATGCCGTTGGATAATCTGACCGACTTGCTGGTGTTCATTCGCGTCGCCGACGCCTGCAGCTTCACGCTGGCGGCCGAGAGGCTGGGCATTTCCCGATCGGCGGCGGGCAAATGCGTGAACCGGTTGGAGGAGCGATTGGCCACCCGGCTGCTGCAGCGCACCACGCGCAGCGTCAGCCTGACCGAAGATGGCGCGGTGTTTTACGAGTATGCGCAGCGCATCTTGTCGCAGGCCGAAGAGGCGGAAACGGCGCTGAATACGCGGCGGCAAACACCGCGCGGGCGGCTGCGGCTGGATCTGCCGGTCTCGTTGGGGCGATTGCATATCTTGCCGATTCTGCGGGAGTTTTTGGCGCAGTGGCCGGAGGTGGACGCCGACGTCAGCTTCTCCGATGAGTACAGCGATCTGGTGCGCGACGGCATCGACGTGGCTGTCCGCGTCGGCGGCAGCGACGACAGCCGGCTGGTGCGGCGGGTGCTCGCGCCGCATCGCCTGATCACCTGCGCGGCGCCGGATTATCTGGCGCGGCACGGTACGCCTGCGAAACCGGAGGCGCTGGGCGATCACGAGACGCTGGTCTTCAGCCATCAGGGGCTGCCGGCGCCCTGGCGCTATTTGGTCAACGGCCAACTGCACGAACGGCCGGTGCGTGGCCGGATGCGTTTCAATAACGTCGAGGCCTTGCGGGATGCGGCTGTCGCCGGGGCCGGCCTGTGCCAGGTGGGGGCGTTTCTGGTCGGCGAACAGATTGCGGCCGGCACGCTGGTGCCGGTGCTGGAGCGCTATTGTCGCCCGGGGCCGCCGATCTGCGCCGTCTACCCCAGCCGGCGCCATCTCTCCCCCAAGGTGAAACTGTTCCTGGCGGCGATCGAACGGCGCTGGCAGGGCAAGGCGATTTGGGAAACTGCTTAGCGCGGGCGATTCACGCCGCTTTCAAGGCCAGCGTTCGCCGCATTAAGCGGTAGCCGCCGGCCGCCACCAGCAGCACGATCAGTCCGGCGGTGAGCGTGACGCTGAAACCGGCCGTTATCCCGGCGGCATCGATCGCCAGGCCCGCCAATGCGGCGCCGAGCGCCACGCCTATCCCCAGACCGGTGACCATCCAGGTCAACCCCTCCGTCAGCCGGGAGGGCGGCACGATGTTTTCAACCAGCCCCATGGCAATGATCATGGTCGGCGCAAAAAACAATCCGGCAACAAACATCGCCGCCGCCAGCGTCAAGACATTGTGCACCCACAGCAGCGGCAAGATGGTGAAGGCGGTGGCGAGCGCCGCGTATAAGAACAGACGAGGCAAGGGGATGGGGATCTTCATTGCGCCGAACATCAGCCCGGCCAGGCAGGAGCCGAACGCGTAAACCGATAGCACGATGCTGGCGGCGGCCGGTTGCCCTTGCTGCTCGGCGAAGGCCACGCTGATGACGTCCACGGTGCCGACGATGGTACCGAGGGCGATCAGCGCCACCACCAGGATCTGCATCGACGGCATGGCCAGGATGGCGCGCTGCCGCTGGTTATTGCGGGTGTAAACCGGGGGCTGGGTGCTTTTTTGCGAGGCGAATGCCGCAACGCCTGCCACCAGAAGCAGCGCGGCCACCAGAGGGCCAGCTTCAGGGAAGAGTGAAACGCTAAGCCCCACGGCGATCGGTGGGCCGATGATAAAGGCCACTTCGTCTAACACGGACTCGAATGAAAATGCCGTGTGCAGCTGTGGCGTGCCGCGATAAATTTCGCTCCAGCGGGCCCTGACCATCGCGGAGATGCTGGGCATACCGCCCGCGAGTGCGGCGAAGATGAACAACGTCCAGTCCGGCGCCCGATAGTGGGTGCAGAGCAGCAGCAGTAGCAGGGCGATCGCGCTGACTCCAGTGGCATATGGCAGCACGCGGCTTTGGCCGTGACGATCCGCCGCGCGCGCGATTTGCGGCGCAAGCAGCGCCATGGAAAAGGCGAATGTCGCCGCCACCGCGCCCGCCAACCAATAAGAGCCGCGTACCTGCGAGAGCATGGTGATGATGCCGATGCCGGTCATTGAGACCGGCAGGCGCGCGATCAGCCCGGCGGAGGAAAACGCCTTGCTGCCCGGGGCGTTGAACAGGTTGAAATAAGGATTTGCCATGGATAGGGCTCCGGAATGTTGGCGGCTCAGTATTCGCTCAA is part of the Serratia marcescens genome and encodes:
- a CDS encoding amidohydrolase family protein, with the translated sequence MPRIDAHQHYWRYHPRHYPWIDERMSVLRQDFDPPRLRPRLQEHGFDGALAVQACPSEDETLALLALAEQGEGVCGVVGWLDIAAPQLAQRLETLRPYTALRGVRHQVQDEADPAAWLARPEVGRGMQTLQRAGYVYEILVTHRHLAAAAAFAARHDEHWLVLDHLGKPDIARGARHWAQQIRPLAALPHVACKLSGLITEAPGGRWRAEELLPFFDAALEAFGPQRLMFGSDWPVCLLAGDYRQVVQLCERALLTLGAAEQAAIWGDTAWRIYGLTESGYGSVSAR
- a CDS encoding SDR family oxidoreductase; the encoded protein is MDLYLQDKVVLVTGGGAGIGAAIAHVLAEEGAIPVLVTNAAPEAALLADLQRLQPRTEVILTELCDEAACRRAVSQTLATFGRIDGLVNNAGVNDGVGLEAGREAFVGSLEKNLVHYYLMAHLCQAALQESRGAIVNIASKTALSGQGGTSGYTAAKGAVLALTREWAVSLRHDGVRVNAVVPAEVITPQYQRWLNTFAEPQRQMEKITARIPLGQRMTTPQEIADTVAFLLSSRSSHTTGQWLSVDGGYLHLDRALT
- a CDS encoding L-rhamnose mutarotase, with the protein product MSGAAAGRRRFCQALDLIDSPALIAEYQQQHQRIWPGIAAHLREHGILDMEIYRLGTRLFMIVEVSADFDAARFDAASLNNPEVQRWEALMWHYQAATPWTPQGEKWVEMARIFSLQQQ
- the fucP gene encoding L-fucose:H+ symporter permease gives rise to the protein MLAEKSAASAQPGVAVTANLRWAFILVTSLFFMWGLSYGLLDVLNKHFQETLHVTKAQSGLLQAAYFGAYFLVALPAGYFMDRKGYKAGILVGLCLYALGALLFVPAASANSFGVFLFALFVIASGLGCLETAANPYATVLGDAQGAERRLNLAQSFNGLGQFIGPLIGGTLFFSASQSAGGGDQSAVKMTYVAIAVLVLLIALLFSRTRLPAIREEEKPVHGVIAQGLWQHPHFVGGVITQFFYVAAQVGVGAFFINYATEHWREVSNQSASYLLSIAMICFMVGRFFSTWLMGRVKPATLLAAYALINIALCGVVMLSVDGVSVVALIAVFFFMSIMFPTIFALGVKNLGKHTKRASSFMIMAIVGGAIMPYFMGALADRYSTALSYLLPLLCFAVVLVYGLRQRRA
- a CDS encoding MFS transporter yields the protein MSALHADGGAKPWLATFAIGLSTFTVVTAEMLPVGLLTPIVSTLNASIGRAGLLISLPALFAALFAPLVVLGARRTDRRSLLIAFLLLLIAANLLAAAATSMALLFAARILLGFCIGGIWAIAGGLAERLVPPASVGLALSVIFGGVAAASVFGVPLGVFLGEALGWRMAFLAVAVLAALTLLLLLCVLPPLPVTQAISWRSFTAQRANRRLLTGLLLTFLLVAGHFMAYTFVRPLLQTVAGIEGRWVGPLLFAYGVAGIAGNFIAGQAAAKRLCRTLALIALGLALAVLLLPLLGHAPMSGGAFLLLWGIAYGGVSVSLMAWMLKAAPGAVEVASSLYIALFNLAISCGSLAGGLVVDAGGLTINGVLSGMVLLLALAILMRTRPQALTTAAKADSPPG
- a CDS encoding LysR family transcriptional regulator; its protein translation is MPLDNLTDLLVFIRVADACSFTLAAERLGISRSAAGKCVNRLEERLATRLLQRTTRSVSLTEDGAVFYEYAQRILSQAEEAETALNTRRQTPRGRLRLDLPVSLGRLHILPILREFLAQWPEVDADVSFSDEYSDLVRDGIDVAVRVGGSDDSRLVRRVLAPHRLITCAAPDYLARHGTPAKPEALGDHETLVFSHQGLPAPWRYLVNGQLHERPVRGRMRFNNVEALRDAAVAGAGLCQVGAFLVGEQIAAGTLVPVLERYCRPGPPICAVYPSRRHLSPKVKLFLAAIERRWQGKAIWETA
- a CDS encoding MFS transporter produces the protein MANPYFNLFNAPGSKAFSSAGLIARLPVSMTGIGIITMLSQVRGSYWLAGAVAATFAFSMALLAPQIARAADRHGQSRVLPYATGVSAIALLLLLLCTHYRAPDWTLFIFAALAGGMPSISAMVRARWSEIYRGTPQLHTAFSFESVLDEVAFIIGPPIAVGLSVSLFPEAGPLVAALLLVAGVAAFASQKSTQPPVYTRNNQRQRAILAMPSMQILVVALIALGTIVGTVDVISVAFAEQQGQPAAASIVLSVYAFGSCLAGLMFGAMKIPIPLPRLFLYAALATAFTILPLLWVHNVLTLAAAMFVAGLFFAPTMIIAMGLVENIVPPSRLTEGLTWMVTGLGIGVALGAALAGLAIDAAGITAGFSVTLTAGLIVLLVAAGGYRLMRRTLALKAA